One genomic segment of Aureimonas sp. AU20 includes these proteins:
- a CDS encoding alpha/beta hydrolase, giving the protein MSALDPGAARVLDLGRESGGKPFEEGTAAEARVAYRRSYLALQGEKEPVGAVEERVIEGLRGPIAARLYRGAGAPTTGAPGLLYCHGGGWVIGDLDSHDDICRWFANRIGGVVLCPDYRLAPEHPFPAGLEDAAAALRFLGASAEALGLDPARLAVAGDSAGGNLAAVLALMSGRDGLPTLAAQLLIYPNTDARQGSASMRRYGEGFGLTARTMAWFRDQYVGGDAHLASDWRVSPLLAPELAGAPPAFVALAGLDILLDEGAAYAERLREAGVPLRLAHWPDQIHGFVSAGRFIPQAREAVDQAVAAWREFETR; this is encoded by the coding sequence ATGAGCGCGCTCGATCCCGGCGCGGCGCGCGTTCTGGACTTGGGGCGCGAGTCCGGCGGCAAGCCCTTCGAGGAGGGGACGGCCGCCGAGGCGCGCGTGGCCTATCGCCGGTCCTATCTCGCCCTGCAGGGCGAGAAGGAGCCCGTAGGCGCGGTGGAGGAGCGCGTGATCGAGGGGCTGCGCGGGCCGATCGCGGCTCGGCTCTACCGCGGCGCGGGTGCGCCGACGACGGGCGCGCCGGGGCTTCTGTATTGCCATGGCGGCGGCTGGGTGATCGGCGATCTCGACTCGCATGACGATATCTGCCGCTGGTTCGCCAACCGTATCGGCGGCGTCGTCCTCTGCCCGGACTATCGCCTCGCGCCCGAACATCCCTTTCCGGCCGGGCTGGAGGATGCGGCGGCAGCTCTGCGTTTCTTGGGTGCGTCTGCCGAGGCACTGGGTCTCGACCCCGCGCGCCTTGCCGTCGCGGGAGACAGCGCTGGCGGAAATCTCGCTGCCGTGCTGGCGCTGATGAGCGGCCGGGACGGGCTGCCGACGCTCGCCGCGCAGCTGCTGATCTATCCCAACACCGACGCGCGGCAGGGATCGGCCAGCATGCGGCGCTACGGCGAGGGTTTCGGCCTCACTGCCCGCACCATGGCGTGGTTTCGCGACCAGTATGTCGGCGGCGACGCCCATCTTGCCTCGGACTGGCGCGTGTCGCCGCTCCTGGCGCCTGAACTTGCGGGCGCGCCGCCGGCCTTCGTGGCGCTGGCGGGGCTCGACATTCTGTTGGACGAGGGCGCAGCCTATGCCGAGCGGTTGCGCGAGGCCGGCGTGCCGCTGCGCCTCGCGCACTGGCCGGACCAGATCCACGGCTTCGTCTCCGCCGGGCGCTTCATTCCGCAGGCTCGCGAGGCGGTGGACCAGGCGGTGGCCGCCTGGCGCGAATTCGAGACGCGCTGA
- a CDS encoding Gfo/Idh/MocA family protein, with protein MTTIGLGVVGCGNIAMTYMRNAKLFGGVELRGCADLSADMAATRAREYGVRAMTLDELYAAPEIDIVLNLTIPAAHFDVTMSALSAGKHVFTEKPLGVTAAEGRRIVAEARERGLKLGSAPDTFLGAAGRRARRLMDEGAIGKPVAGTAFMFGRGMEHWHPNPQFYYQPGAGPMLDMGPYYLTMLVNLLGPVRRVMALTSMGEAERLITAEGPFQNTRFAVGTPTTVLTLLEFSSGAQVTFGTSWDVFRHSNHPIELHGTQGSLRLPDPDTFGGTVSLSERGAAWRDFPSEGELYGAINWPFAAPERANYRMLGVCDLARSIATGQAPRASGDLALHVLEVMEAALRSGETGEAVHIEGTVAQPAPLGEAEARSLLAPEAEAA; from the coding sequence GCCATGACCTATATGCGCAACGCCAAGCTCTTCGGCGGCGTCGAGCTGCGGGGCTGCGCGGACCTGTCGGCCGACATGGCCGCGACGCGCGCCCGCGAATACGGCGTTCGCGCCATGACCCTGGACGAGCTCTACGCCGCGCCCGAGATCGACATCGTTCTCAACCTGACCATCCCCGCCGCGCATTTCGATGTGACGATGTCGGCGCTCTCGGCCGGAAAGCATGTCTTCACCGAGAAGCCGCTCGGCGTGACGGCGGCGGAGGGGCGGCGCATCGTGGCGGAGGCGCGCGAGCGCGGCCTGAAGCTCGGCTCGGCGCCCGATACGTTTCTGGGCGCGGCCGGGCGGCGCGCGCGGCGGTTGATGGACGAGGGGGCGATCGGCAAGCCGGTGGCCGGAACGGCCTTCATGTTCGGCCGGGGCATGGAGCACTGGCACCCCAATCCGCAATTCTACTACCAGCCCGGCGCCGGGCCGATGCTCGACATGGGTCCCTATTACCTCACCATGCTGGTGAACCTTCTCGGGCCTGTGCGCCGGGTCATGGCGCTGACCTCGATGGGAGAGGCCGAGCGCCTGATTACAGCCGAGGGGCCGTTCCAGAACACGCGCTTTGCCGTCGGCACGCCGACGACGGTGCTGACGCTCCTGGAGTTTTCGTCGGGCGCGCAGGTCACCTTCGGCACGTCCTGGGACGTGTTCCGCCATTCCAACCACCCGATCGAGCTGCACGGAACGCAGGGCTCGCTCCGCCTGCCGGACCCCGACACGTTCGGCGGCACGGTGTCGCTCTCCGAGCGCGGGGCCGCGTGGCGCGACTTCCCGAGCGAGGGCGAACTCTACGGCGCCATCAATTGGCCCTTCGCGGCGCCGGAACGGGCGAACTACCGGATGCTCGGCGTCTGCGACCTCGCTCGCTCCATCGCGACGGGGCAGGCGCCGCGCGCGTCCGGCGATCTGGCGCTCCATGTTCTCGAAGTGATGGAGGCGGCGCTTCGATCCGGCGAGACGGGCGAGGCCGTGCACATCGAGGGCACGGTCGCGCAGCCCGCGCCGCTCGGCGAGGCCGAGGCGCGCTCGCTGCTGGCGCCCGAGGCCGAAGCCGCATGA